In Micromonospora sp. NBC_01813, the following are encoded in one genomic region:
- a CDS encoding type II toxin-antitoxin system PemK/MazF family toxin, giving the protein MLVVSANVYTRTYPVIVLVHDRADGDVPGILVPLPSDLAGGGTIDLSRIRFADPEAFGHRHGRITPALAAKVDQGLRRLLGLQ; this is encoded by the coding sequence GTGTTGGTGGTCAGCGCCAACGTCTACACCCGTACTTATCCGGTGATCGTTTTGGTTCACGATCGTGCTGACGGAGACGTGCCCGGTATCCTCGTCCCGCTGCCCAGCGACTTGGCCGGCGGCGGCACGATCGATCTGTCTCGGATCCGATTCGCCGACCCTGAAGCGTTCGGCCATAGGCATGGCCGGATCACACCCGCGCTCGCCGCCAAGGTCGATCAGGGTCTTCGTCGCCTACTTGGTCTGCAATAG
- a CDS encoding ArsR/SmtB family transcription factor, translated as MAVLYRALADPTRRRIMDELARKGGMSLFEICTRLLTEHGTTSTRQAISQHLAVLEEAGLVRSERVGRTKLHHLDTRPLRSIIERWPLSDEEKT; from the coding sequence GTGGCGGTCCTCTACCGGGCACTCGCGGATCCGACCCGGCGGCGGATCATGGACGAGCTCGCCCGCAAGGGCGGGATGAGCCTGTTCGAGATCTGCACCCGCCTGCTCACTGAGCACGGCACCACCTCGACCCGGCAGGCGATCTCGCAGCACCTGGCCGTGCTGGAGGAGGCCGGACTCGTCCGCTCCGAACGGGTCGGCCGCACCAAACTCCACCACCTCGACACCCGACCACTGCGCTCGATCATCGAGCGGTGGCCACTCAGCGATGAGGAGAAAACATGA
- a CDS encoding sensor histidine kinase, with product MTRPKSHPGLAVLTAIVQPAGTAIAASWQPGGVGIIGYALLVFSGLALADRHRSPRRNFLIVVAATLAYHLLDRPVGVTLLAPMIAASAVLVAGHHRWLVSAASAGSYAIWVLVSGATLRQALLALALLAGAGLVTEIGTVIAGKIHEAIAEQRRLAEERQRRRASEQRLLIAAELHDVLGHHLSLINVRAGVGLHLMDRDPEQARAALDAIAQSSAEALREVQTVLNTLYPSGEAAPRAPAPGLDRLGELTDDAAVTTRTVIDGTARPLPAAVDRAAYRIVQEALTNVRRHAGAGAAATVTIGYRQDALVIQVDDDGAGAPLSVPAPRPAPAGNGITGMRERAAALGGELTAGPAPDGVGGWRVRAILPLDPEPSPEEVVS from the coding sequence ATGACCCGGCCGAAATCCCACCCGGGCCTGGCGGTGCTGACCGCGATCGTGCAGCCGGCCGGGACCGCGATCGCCGCCAGCTGGCAGCCGGGCGGCGTCGGGATCATCGGGTACGCGCTGCTGGTGTTCAGTGGGCTGGCGCTGGCCGACCGGCACCGGTCGCCGAGGCGCAACTTCCTGATCGTGGTCGCCGCGACCCTGGCGTACCACCTGCTGGACCGGCCGGTCGGGGTGACGTTGCTGGCGCCGATGATCGCCGCGTCGGCGGTGCTGGTCGCCGGCCACCACCGGTGGCTGGTGTCGGCGGCGTCCGCCGGGTCGTACGCGATCTGGGTGCTGGTCAGCGGTGCCACGCTGCGCCAGGCGTTGCTGGCGCTGGCGTTGCTCGCCGGTGCCGGGCTGGTCACCGAGATCGGCACGGTCATCGCCGGCAAGATCCACGAGGCTATCGCCGAGCAGCGTCGGCTCGCCGAGGAGCGGCAACGCCGCCGGGCCTCCGAGCAGCGGCTGCTGATCGCCGCCGAACTGCACGACGTACTCGGTCATCATCTGTCGCTGATCAACGTACGGGCGGGGGTCGGTCTGCACCTGATGGACCGCGACCCGGAACAGGCGCGCGCGGCGCTCGACGCGATCGCGCAGTCCAGCGCCGAGGCGCTGCGCGAGGTACAGACGGTGCTCAACACGCTCTATCCGAGCGGCGAGGCCGCGCCGCGCGCGCCCGCGCCGGGGCTGGACCGGCTCGGTGAGCTGACCGACGACGCGGCGGTCACGACCCGGACCGTGATCGACGGTACGGCCCGGCCGCTGCCGGCCGCCGTGGACCGGGCGGCGTACCGGATCGTGCAGGAGGCGTTGACCAACGTCCGCCGGCACGCTGGCGCCGGTGCCGCCGCCACTGTCACCATCGGATACCGGCAGGATGCGTTGGTGATCCAGGTCGACGACGACGGCGCCGGTGCCCCGCTCTCGGTGCCCGCGCCGCGCCCTGCTCCGGCGGGTAACGGCATCACCGGGATGCGGGAGCGGGCCGCCGCGTTGGGCGGCGAGTTGACCGCCGGTCCGGCACCGGACGGTGTCGGCGGTTGGCGGGTACGGGCCATCCTGCCGCTTGATCCTGAACCGTCGCCGGAGGAGGTCGTTTCGTGA
- a CDS encoding helix-turn-helix transcriptional regulator, translated as MSSRADPAARLRDLALLRRVRDRMDREYAQPLNVEALARGVNMSAGHLSREFRAAYGESPYAYLMTRRVERAMALLRRGDLSVTEVCFAVGCASLGTFSTRFTELVGVPPSVYRQQATGATAGIPSCVAKQVTRPVRS; from the coding sequence GTGAGCAGCAGAGCCGACCCCGCTGCCCGGCTGCGCGATCTCGCGCTGCTGCGCCGGGTCCGCGACCGGATGGACCGGGAGTACGCGCAGCCGCTGAACGTGGAGGCGCTGGCCCGGGGCGTGAACATGTCGGCCGGGCACCTCAGCCGGGAGTTCCGGGCAGCGTACGGCGAGTCGCCGTACGCCTATCTGATGACCCGGCGGGTCGAGCGGGCGATGGCGCTGCTGCGCCGGGGTGATCTGAGCGTCACCGAGGTCTGCTTCGCGGTCGGTTGTGCGTCGCTGGGCACCTTCAGCACGCGCTTCACCGAGCTGGTCGGGGTGCCGCCCAGCGTCTACCGGCAGCAGGCGACCGGCGCGACGGCGGGTATCCCGTCGTGCGTGGCGAAGCAGGTGACCAGGCCGGTCCGCAGCTGA
- a CDS encoding response regulator transcription factor translates to MIRVLLVDDQVLVRAGFRALLAAEPDIEVVGEAGDGAQAVRLARQTSPDVVLMDIRMPGVDGLAATRQIAADPQLSGVRIVVLTTFELDEYVGAALRAGAAGFLVKNTQPAELIQGVRVVAAGDGLLSPSVTRRVIEQFAARTAAPAAPRRLAELTDREREVVALVGTGLSNDEIAARLVVSPATAKTHVSRAMVKLGARDRAQLVVFAYEAGLVRPGWLP, encoded by the coding sequence GTGATCCGGGTGTTGCTCGTCGACGATCAGGTGCTGGTCCGGGCCGGGTTCCGGGCGTTGCTGGCGGCCGAGCCGGACATCGAGGTCGTCGGCGAGGCCGGCGACGGCGCGCAGGCGGTCCGGTTGGCCCGGCAGACCAGCCCGGACGTCGTCCTGATGGACATCCGGATGCCCGGCGTGGACGGGCTGGCCGCCACCCGGCAGATCGCCGCCGACCCGCAGCTGTCCGGGGTCCGGATCGTCGTGCTCACCACGTTCGAGCTGGACGAGTACGTCGGTGCGGCGCTGCGCGCCGGGGCCGCCGGTTTCCTGGTGAAGAACACCCAGCCGGCCGAGCTGATCCAGGGGGTACGGGTGGTGGCCGCCGGGGATGGCCTGTTGTCGCCGAGCGTCACCCGGCGGGTGATCGAGCAGTTCGCCGCCCGTACCGCTGCGCCGGCCGCACCTCGGCGGTTGGCTGAGCTGACCGACCGGGAGCGGGAGGTGGTGGCGTTGGTCGGCACTGGGCTGTCCAACGACGAGATCGCCGCCCGGCTGGTGGTCAGCCCGGCGACCGCGAAGACGCATGTGTCCCGGGCGATGGTGAAACTCGGTGCCCGGGACCGCGCCCAGTTGGTCGTGTTCGCGTACGAGGCCGGTCTGGTCCGCCCCGGCTGGCTCCCCTGA
- a CDS encoding HAD domain-containing protein, which produces MAPPADRPYAFLDVDGVLIPLRARPTGREPSRSPAAGLIESSGNPLLKRVDPDDGRRLLALDCQLVWATTWLAEANEVISPLLGLPELPVVPWPDPDDEPPRGVHWKTAFLTRWAAGRTFVWLDDEITDRDRHWVASHHPGRALLHRVDPHLGLTDADFSTVRHWLTT; this is translated from the coding sequence ATGGCCCCGCCCGCTGACCGCCCGTACGCCTTCCTCGACGTCGACGGAGTACTCATCCCGTTGCGCGCCCGTCCTACCGGTCGCGAGCCTTCGCGCAGCCCCGCAGCTGGCCTGATCGAGTCCAGCGGCAATCCGCTGCTGAAGCGGGTCGATCCGGATGACGGGCGCAGGCTGCTGGCGCTCGACTGCCAACTGGTCTGGGCGACCACCTGGCTGGCCGAGGCGAACGAGGTGATCTCGCCGCTGCTCGGCCTGCCAGAGCTACCGGTCGTCCCGTGGCCGGACCCGGACGACGAACCGCCGCGTGGCGTGCACTGGAAGACGGCGTTCCTTACCAGGTGGGCGGCCGGGCGCACCTTCGTCTGGCTCGACGACGAGATCACCGACCGGGATCGGCACTGGGTCGCCAGTCATCACCCAGGCAGGGCACTACTGCACCGCGTCGACCCACATCTCGGCCTCACCGATGCGGACTTCTCCACCGTCCGCCACTGGCTCACGACCTGA
- a CDS encoding M23 family metallopeptidase, whose protein sequence is MDGNDSPLPAVMLSLPFTGRWLARNSPARRVPSHGTDLLGERYAIDFIGVDDRRRTATHRDWRTLLATEPAQRFFAFGRPILAPADGVVVVAHDGEDDHVARRSQLALVPYALGQVSRLRQGVPAIAGNHLIIALPGSGGFVALVHLRAGSIRVAVGDRVVAGQPIAECGNSGNSTQPHLHIQVMDSADLSVAQGVPMVFRRFREWPRGVRDPQLRESGMPGEGAVVEPATGSAR, encoded by the coding sequence ATGGATGGCAATGATTCGCCGCTGCCAGCGGTCATGTTGTCGTTGCCGTTCACCGGCCGCTGGTTGGCACGCAACAGTCCGGCCCGACGCGTTCCCAGTCACGGCACCGATCTGTTGGGCGAGCGGTACGCCATCGACTTCATCGGGGTGGACGACCGTCGCCGTACCGCGACTCACCGGGACTGGCGGACCCTGCTCGCCACCGAGCCCGCGCAGCGGTTCTTCGCCTTCGGTCGGCCGATCCTGGCCCCGGCCGACGGGGTCGTCGTGGTCGCCCACGACGGCGAGGACGACCACGTCGCGCGGCGGTCCCAGTTGGCGCTGGTGCCGTACGCCCTGGGTCAGGTGTCGAGGCTGCGCCAAGGCGTGCCCGCGATCGCCGGCAACCATCTGATCATCGCGCTGCCCGGCAGTGGCGGGTTCGTCGCCCTGGTGCATCTGCGGGCCGGGTCGATCCGGGTCGCGGTCGGCGATCGGGTGGTGGCCGGACAGCCGATCGCCGAGTGCGGCAACTCCGGCAACTCGACTCAGCCGCATCTGCACATCCAGGTGATGGACAGCGCGGACCTGTCCGTCGCCCAGGGCGTACCGATGGTGTTCCGGCGCTTCCGCGAATGGCCCCGTGGGGTGCGCGATCCCCAGCTGAGGGAGTCCGGCATGCCGGGCGAGGGTGCCGTCGTCGAGCCGGCGACCGGGTCGGCCCGGTAG
- a CDS encoding helix-turn-helix domain-containing protein: protein MAQVPSPTIRARRLRRELRRLRDAAGLRAEDVAGSLSWHRTKVIRIELGHSRVTLKDTEQLMSLYDASDEDRASLTTLTKQARQKGWWSAYGDVLPDDYVGFEAEASAISAFESLYVPGLLQTEEYARAIIRAGRSTADEDEIDRRVAARLARKSLLSRDVPPKLWIVLDEAVIRRVVGGTAVMRAQLTRLIEACAQPSVELQIVPFSSGAHAAMGGPFTILSYDDPVLDPPVVYLANDNTTLLLEEDAQVTRYKLMFDHLRAKALDPDESGRFLAWAAEELPD from the coding sequence GTGGCGCAGGTACCGAGCCCGACGATCCGTGCCCGTCGACTGCGGCGGGAGCTACGCCGGCTCCGCGACGCCGCCGGACTGCGGGCCGAGGACGTCGCCGGCAGCCTCAGCTGGCACCGCACCAAGGTGATCCGCATCGAGCTCGGCCACTCGCGGGTGACGCTCAAGGACACCGAGCAGCTGATGTCACTCTACGACGCGTCCGATGAGGACCGCGCGTCGCTGACCACACTCACCAAACAGGCCCGACAGAAAGGCTGGTGGAGCGCGTACGGCGACGTGCTGCCCGACGACTACGTCGGCTTCGAGGCAGAGGCCAGCGCGATCAGCGCATTCGAGAGTCTGTACGTGCCGGGTCTGCTGCAGACCGAGGAGTACGCCCGCGCGATCATCCGCGCCGGCCGCAGCACCGCCGACGAAGACGAGATCGATCGCCGGGTCGCCGCCCGGCTGGCCCGCAAGTCGCTGCTGTCGCGCGACGTGCCGCCGAAGCTCTGGATCGTCCTAGACGAGGCGGTGATCCGGCGGGTGGTCGGAGGCACCGCCGTGATGCGCGCCCAGCTCACCCGGCTGATCGAAGCCTGCGCCCAGCCCTCGGTCGAGTTGCAGATCGTGCCGTTCAGCTCAGGCGCACACGCCGCCATGGGCGGCCCGTTCACCATCCTGAGCTACGACGACCCGGTCCTCGACCCGCCTGTCGTCTACCTCGCCAACGACAACACCACCCTGTTGCTGGAGGAGGACGCTCAGGTCACGCGATATAAACTCATGTTCGACCACCTACGCGCCAAGGCACTCGACCCGGACGAGTCCGGTCGGTTCCTGGCCTGGGCGGCAGAGGAACTTCCCGACTGA
- a CDS encoding VOC family protein, with protein sequence MDITIHSSFLPHTDPEASLAFYRDVLGFEVRNDVGYEGMRWITVGPTGQPGVSIVLEPPAADPGVTDDERRTVTEMMAKGTYAGILLATADLDQTFDKLQAGDADVVQEPTDQPYGVRDCAVRDPAGNLIRIQQRA encoded by the coding sequence ATGGACATCACCATTCATTCGAGCTTTCTGCCGCACACCGACCCGGAGGCGTCGCTGGCCTTCTACCGCGACGTCCTCGGCTTCGAGGTCCGCAACGACGTCGGATATGAGGGGATGCGCTGGATCACCGTCGGCCCGACCGGCCAGCCCGGCGTCTCGATCGTCCTGGAGCCGCCGGCCGCCGACCCGGGCGTCACCGACGATGAGCGACGCACCGTCACCGAGATGATGGCCAAGGGCACCTACGCCGGTATCCTGCTGGCCACGGCCGACCTCGACCAGACCTTCGACAAGCTGCAGGCCGGCGACGCCGACGTCGTCCAGGAGCCGACCGATCAGCCGTACGGGGTGCGCGACTGCGCCGTACGCGACCCCGCCGGCAACCTGATCCGGATCCAGCAGCGGGCCTGA
- a CDS encoding TMEM175 family protein translates to MRTGRLEAFSDGVLAIIITIMVLSLQPPDGHELSDLIRSTGIGLLTYLLSFMYIGIYWNNHHHLFQLVDQVSGAVLWANLALLFFLSLLPFTTSWLDQSRFATTPVVVYGLNLLVAAVAYFVLQRAIMRRQGPDSPLRRAVGTDVKGKISPILYVAGILSALTIDRGGPVGVGIALACFVGVAVLWIVPDRRIVRVIDQVDDPA, encoded by the coding sequence ATGCGGACCGGTCGGCTGGAAGCGTTCAGCGATGGTGTCCTCGCCATCATCATCACGATCATGGTGCTGAGCCTGCAGCCACCGGATGGTCACGAACTCTCCGATCTGATCCGCTCGACCGGCATCGGGCTGCTGACGTACCTGCTGAGCTTCATGTACATCGGCATCTACTGGAACAACCACCACCACCTGTTCCAGCTGGTGGATCAGGTCAGCGGTGCGGTGTTGTGGGCGAATCTGGCGTTGCTGTTCTTCCTGTCGCTGCTGCCGTTCACCACCTCGTGGCTGGACCAGTCGAGGTTCGCCACCACCCCGGTCGTCGTCTACGGCCTGAACCTGCTGGTCGCGGCGGTCGCGTACTTCGTGCTGCAGCGGGCGATCATGCGGCGGCAGGGGCCGGATTCGCCGCTGCGGCGGGCCGTCGGCACCGACGTCAAGGGCAAGATCTCCCCGATCCTGTACGTCGCCGGAATCCTCAGCGCACTCACGATCGACCGGGGCGGGCCGGTCGGCGTCGGGATCGCGTTGGCCTGCTTCGTCGGGGTGGCGGTCCTCTGGATCGTCCCGGACCGGCGGATCGTGCGGGTGATCGACCAGGTCGACGACCCGGCGTGA
- a CDS encoding ribbon-helix-helix domain-containing protein, translating to MTMSISITLDDDLGEELGAAVAGGNRSALVAQAIREYLDRRAVDAAAAWHASLTGEDAAAFAEFNATW from the coding sequence ATGACCATGAGTATCTCGATCACCCTTGACGACGACCTTGGCGAGGAGCTTGGCGCTGCCGTCGCCGGGGGCAACCGGTCTGCTCTGGTTGCTCAGGCGATCCGCGAGTACCTGGATCGTCGTGCGGTGGACGCCGCTGCGGCCTGGCACGCCTCCCTCACTGGTGAGGACGCTGCGGCGTTCGCGGAGTTCAACGCCACGTGGTAG
- a CDS encoding VOC family protein, protein MKARIYVTSVFVDDQAKALDFYTEKLGFVLKTDFPIGEHRWLTVVGADAPDGVELLLEPDENPAAQAYKQSLAEQGIPAASFAVDDVEEAYRSLQADGVTFIQTPTPMGPMVGAVLDDTCGNLIQLVSPA, encoded by the coding sequence ATGAAAGCCCGCATCTACGTGACCAGCGTCTTCGTCGACGACCAGGCCAAGGCGCTCGACTTCTACACCGAGAAACTCGGCTTCGTCCTCAAGACCGACTTCCCGATCGGGGAACACCGCTGGCTCACCGTGGTCGGTGCCGACGCCCCGGACGGCGTCGAACTGCTGCTGGAGCCCGACGAGAACCCGGCCGCCCAGGCGTACAAGCAGTCGCTCGCCGAGCAGGGCATCCCGGCGGCCTCGTTCGCCGTGGACGACGTCGAGGAGGCCTACCGGTCGCTGCAGGCCGACGGAGTCACGTTCATCCAGACACCCACGCCGATGGGTCCGATGGTCGGCGCGGTCCTCGACGACACCTGCGGCAACCTGATCCAGCTGGTCAGCCCGGCGTGA
- a CDS encoding DUF397 domain-containing protein — protein sequence MSAQDLSRATWRKSSRSGASDSNCVEVAALAESAIGVRDSKDPYGPALIFPASAWATFVTTVTTR from the coding sequence ATGAGCGCTCAGGATCTGTCCCGCGCGACCTGGCGCAAGAGCAGCCGCAGCGGTGCCAGCGACTCCAACTGCGTCGAGGTGGCCGCGCTGGCCGAAAGCGCCATCGGCGTACGCGACTCGAAGGACCCGTACGGCCCGGCACTGATTTTCCCCGCCTCCGCCTGGGCCACCTTCGTGACCACCGTGACCACCCGCTGA
- a CDS encoding YciI family protein, producing MPKFVTIGYGDQAGYDSTAPAVRDEAHAHDARLQAAGVDMGVAGPPVRVRNHDAAGVTVEPGSFMAAALPVAGFAIIEAETLEEAIDFAAKAPCAVAQGVVEVWPLQQAP from the coding sequence ATGCCGAAGTTCGTGACAATCGGGTACGGCGATCAGGCCGGCTACGACAGCACCGCTCCGGCTGTCCGCGACGAGGCCCACGCCCACGACGCACGGCTACAGGCGGCGGGTGTCGACATGGGGGTAGCCGGCCCGCCGGTGCGGGTGCGCAACCACGATGCCGCCGGTGTGACCGTCGAGCCCGGTTCCTTCATGGCTGCGGCCCTGCCGGTCGCCGGCTTCGCGATCATCGAAGCCGAGACCCTGGAAGAGGCAATTGATTTCGCGGCGAAGGCGCCATGTGCTGTCGCGCAGGGCGTCGTCGAAGTGTGGCCGTTGCAGCAAGCGCCGTAG
- a CDS encoding ATP-binding cassette domain-containing protein: MSMAPSTDPQSAAPHAADRHDLIRVHGARENNLKDVSVELPKRRLTVFTGVSGSGKSSLVFATIAAESQRMINETYSSFVQGFMPTLARPDVDVLEGLTTAIIVDQERTGGDARSTVGTATDANAMLRILFSRLGQPQIGPPGAFSFNVPSVRGSGAITVERGAGTKAVKATYSRTGGMCPRCEGRGSVTDFDLTALYDDSKSLNEGALTIPGYSVDGWYGRIFAGCGFFDPDKPIRSFTKAQLHDLLYKEPTKIKVDNINITYEGLIPRIQKSYLSKDLDAMQPHIRAFVERAITFATCPECDGTRLAEAARSSKINGINIADACAMQISDLADWVRGLAEPSVAPLLTALTHTLDSFVEIGLGYLSLSRPSGTLSGGEAQRTKMIRHLGSSLTDVTYVFDEPTIGLHPHDIARMNDLLLRLRDKGNTVLVVEHKPEAIAIADHVVDLGPGAGTAGGEVVFEGTVEGLRSSGTLTGRHLDDRATLKEKVRTATGALQIRGANANNLQDVDVDIPLGVLVVLTGVAGSGKSSLVHGSIPAGADVVSIDQAAIRGSRRSNPATYTGLLEPIRKAFAKANGVKPALFSANSEGACPTCNGAGVTFTDLAMMASVASVCEECEGKRFQASVLEYHLGGRDISEVLAMSVTEAEAFFGAGDARTPAAHNILRRLADVGLGYLSLGQPLTTLSGGERQRLKLATHMAASGGVYVLDEPTTGLHLADVEQLLGLLDRLVDSGKSVIVIEHHQAVMAHADWIIDLGPGAGHDGGRVVFEGTPADLVEARSTLTGEHLAAYVGR; this comes from the coding sequence ATGAGCATGGCCCCGAGCACGGATCCGCAGTCGGCCGCGCCGCACGCCGCCGACCGGCACGATCTGATCCGGGTGCACGGCGCCCGGGAGAACAACCTCAAGGATGTCAGCGTCGAGTTGCCGAAGCGGCGGCTGACGGTCTTCACCGGGGTCTCCGGGTCGGGCAAGAGTTCGCTGGTGTTCGCGACGATCGCCGCCGAGTCGCAGCGGATGATCAACGAGACGTACAGCAGCTTCGTGCAGGGCTTCATGCCGACGTTGGCCCGACCCGATGTCGACGTACTCGAAGGGTTGACGACGGCGATCATCGTCGATCAGGAGCGGACGGGCGGTGACGCCCGGTCCACGGTCGGCACCGCCACCGACGCCAACGCGATGCTGCGGATCCTGTTCAGCCGGCTCGGGCAGCCGCAGATCGGCCCGCCCGGCGCGTTCTCGTTCAATGTGCCGTCGGTGCGGGGCAGCGGCGCGATCACCGTCGAACGCGGTGCCGGCACCAAGGCGGTGAAGGCGACCTACTCCCGTACCGGCGGGATGTGTCCGCGGTGCGAGGGCCGCGGCTCGGTCACCGACTTCGATTTGACGGCGTTGTACGACGACAGCAAGTCGCTCAACGAGGGCGCGCTGACGATTCCCGGTTACAGCGTCGACGGCTGGTACGGCCGGATCTTCGCCGGCTGCGGCTTCTTCGACCCGGACAAGCCGATCCGCAGTTTCACCAAGGCGCAACTGCACGACCTGCTGTACAAGGAGCCGACCAAGATCAAGGTCGACAACATCAACATCACGTACGAGGGGCTGATCCCCCGGATCCAGAAGTCGTACCTGTCCAAGGATCTCGACGCGATGCAGCCGCACATCCGGGCGTTCGTGGAGCGGGCGATCACCTTTGCCACCTGCCCGGAGTGTGACGGCACCCGGCTCGCCGAGGCCGCCCGCTCGTCGAAGATCAACGGGATCAACATCGCCGACGCGTGCGCCATGCAGATCAGCGACCTCGCCGACTGGGTACGCGGCCTGGCCGAGCCGTCGGTGGCACCGTTGCTGACCGCGCTGACGCACACCCTGGATTCGTTCGTCGAGATCGGGCTCGGCTATCTCAGTCTGAGCCGCCCGTCCGGCACCCTGTCCGGTGGCGAGGCGCAGCGTACGAAGATGATCCGCCACCTCGGGTCGTCGCTGACCGACGTCACGTACGTCTTCGACGAGCCGACGATCGGGCTGCACCCGCACGACATCGCCCGGATGAACGACCTGCTGCTGCGGCTGCGCGACAAGGGCAACACGGTGCTGGTCGTCGAGCACAAGCCGGAGGCGATCGCGATCGCCGACCACGTCGTCGACCTCGGCCCCGGTGCCGGGACGGCCGGCGGCGAGGTGGTCTTCGAAGGCACCGTCGAAGGGCTGCGGTCCAGCGGCACGCTGACCGGCCGGCACCTCGACGACCGGGCCACCCTCAAGGAGAAGGTGCGTACGGCGACCGGTGCCCTGCAGATCCGCGGTGCGAACGCGAACAACCTGCAGGATGTCGACGTCGACATTCCGCTCGGGGTGCTGGTGGTGCTCACCGGTGTCGCCGGCTCCGGCAAGAGTTCACTGGTGCACGGCTCGATCCCGGCCGGCGCGGACGTCGTGTCGATCGACCAGGCGGCGATCCGTGGGTCCCGGCGCAGCAACCCGGCGACGTACACCGGTCTGCTCGAACCGATCCGTAAGGCGTTCGCGAAGGCCAACGGGGTGAAACCGGCGTTGTTCAGCGCCAACTCCGAGGGTGCCTGCCCGACCTGCAACGGTGCCGGGGTCACCTTCACCGACCTGGCGATGATGGCCAGTGTCGCCTCGGTCTGCGAGGAGTGCGAAGGCAAGCGGTTCCAGGCCTCGGTGCTGGAGTACCACCTCGGCGGGCGGGACATCAGCGAGGTGCTCGCCATGTCGGTGACCGAAGCCGAGGCGTTCTTCGGTGCCGGTGACGCCCGTACGCCGGCCGCGCACAACATCCTGCGCCGGCTCGCCGACGTCGGGCTCGGCTACCTCAGCCTCGGCCAACCGCTCACCACGCTCTCCGGCGGTGAGCGGCAGCGGCTGAAGTTGGCCACCCACATGGCGGCCAGCGGCGGCGTGTACGTCCTCGACGAGCCGACCACCGGCCTGCACCTGGCCGACGTCGAGCAACTCCTCGGCCTGCTCGACCGGCTGGTCGACTCCGGCAAGTCGGTCATCGTCATCGAGCACCACCAGGCGGTGATGGCGCACGCCGACTGGATCATCGACCTCGGCCCGGGTGCCGGCCACGACGGCGGCCGGGTCGTCTTCGAGGGCACCCCGGCTGATCTTGTCGAAGCCCGCTCGACGCTCACCGGGGAACACCTCGCCGCCTACGTCGGGCGGTGA
- a CDS encoding DUF397 domain-containing protein, with product MDAQNLPHATWRNSCRSSGGGSGDCVEVAALTGGAIGVRDSKDPYGPALIFPASAWATFVTTVTTR from the coding sequence ATGGACGCTCAGAATCTGCCTCACGCGACGTGGCGCAATAGCTGCCGCTCCAGTGGTGGTGGCAGCGGTGACTGCGTCGAGGTGGCCGCGCTGACCGGCGGCGCCATCGGCGTACGCGACTCGAAGGACCCGTACGGCCCGGCGCTGATCTTCCCCGCCTCCGCCTGGGCCACCTTCGTGACCACCGTGACCACCCGCTGA
- a CDS encoding RNA 2'-phosphotransferase, which translates to MEHSKMVRLSKRMSLALRHAPGRFDLTLDQGGWVDVDDFLAALRITRAELDAAVAGNDKQRFIVQRMPDGAERIRASQGHSVPVELGLVAQSPPPQLYHGTSAAALDSIRATGLHRARRHHVHLSADVDTARRVGTRRAGEVVVLTVDAAAMARDGHLFYRSANGVWLTDAVPVRFLHAAP; encoded by the coding sequence GTGGAACACAGCAAGATGGTTCGGTTGAGCAAACGGATGTCGTTGGCGCTACGGCACGCACCCGGTCGGTTCGACCTCACGTTGGATCAGGGCGGCTGGGTCGACGTCGACGACTTCCTCGCCGCCCTGCGTATCACCCGGGCAGAGTTGGATGCCGCTGTCGCCGGCAACGACAAGCAACGCTTCATCGTGCAGCGCATGCCGGACGGAGCCGAACGGATTCGGGCAAGCCAGGGCCACTCGGTCCCGGTCGAACTCGGGTTGGTGGCGCAGTCGCCGCCACCACAGCTCTATCACGGCACCTCCGCCGCCGCGCTCGACTCGATCCGGGCCACTGGCCTGCACCGTGCCCGCCGCCACCACGTGCACCTGTCCGCTGACGTCGACACCGCCCGCCGGGTCGGCACCCGCCGGGCCGGGGAGGTCGTGGTGCTCACGGTCGACGCCGCGGCGATGGCCCGCGACGGCCACCTCTTCTACCGCAGCGCCAACGGTGTCTGGTTGACCGACGCGGTGCCGGTCCGCTTCCTGCACGCCGCACCCTGA